The Episyrphus balteatus chromosome 4, idEpiBalt1.1, whole genome shotgun sequence genome includes a window with the following:
- the LOC129918511 gene encoding uncharacterized protein LOC129918511: MNFPVISLVVFCAVFATAESKLNSKLLKFIENINKIEQFESVFHVKSSKEIDFDEELICDLINTIGIPVILGTENCLFYLKGEFNENILTIVQLDSSDLVLKQVSEYLHHLRFCKTIFVLKGSSKNDLELKRVFNFCWLNKMVNVVAVFQNFETSSTYYSYNNFGEHRIEEIVWNKYNSDIFPDRMQNLQGSLLPILFGGSEPGVIISKYPNGNIKIGGFVGHMFHAFAKKHNARLSASRVNTSISEIGMHKLALNGIAEISGTAMSVVRDPIEWFSYPYTVYDWGLMVPAEPRIPIYKVFAVVFHWEAFILIIVIFLLLSITLEIAAFISVSQTFVVRRDFVFNIDCFRGTLGQPFFQPSRVSFPAKISYSLTFLLGIIIVTSYDAFLQSFITHPPREHMIRSVNDFESSETKIYAFQSDINLLFNLRPHFMKRYSNLFMGETNFDTFNKVRNSFNTNYSYAISSIRWKVIENQQNFFGQQLFRWSEELCLMKNKLTAIPINENSMYKKILNFHILETQSSGLLKFWIRRAFYELMEVGKIEKLNFGFDSKLQPLKVEDFKWIWISMGLTWIVASFFFIGEICVFKWKTNRLFIK, from the coding sequence ATGAATTTTCCTGTCATAAGTCTCGTTGTTTTTTGTGCAGTGTTTGCTACTGCAGAATCCAAACTAAactcaaaacttttgaaattcaTCGAAAATATAAACAAGATTGAACAATTTGAAAGTGTTTTTCATGTGAAATCTTCTaaagaaattgattttgatGAAGAATTAATATGTGACCTTATAAATACAATTGGTATTCCAGTGATATTAGGAAccgaaaattgtttattttacttgaagggagaattcaatgaaaacatCCTTACCATTGTTCAATTAGATTCCAGTGATTTAGTTCTTAAACAAGTTTCGGAATATCTTCACCATCTTCGTTTTTGTAAGACAATTTTTGTGCTCAAAGGATCTTCAAAAAATGACTTGGAATTAAAAAGAGTTTTCAATTTCTGCTGGCTGAATAAAATGGTTAATGTTGTGGCagtatttcaaaatttcgaaactTCTTCAACTTACTACAGCTATAACAATTTCGGAGAACATAGAATCGAAGAAATCGTCTGGAACAAGTATAATTCAGATATTTTTCCCGATCGAATGCAGAATCTTCAAGGCTCATTATTGCCCATTCTTTTCGGAGGATCAGAACCAGGAGTTATCATATCAAAATATCCAAACGGTAATATAAAAATTGGTGGATTTGTTGGGCATATGTTTCATGCTTTTGCTAAGAAACACAATGCCCGATTAAGTGCGTCGAGAGTAAATACATCAATATCGGAAATTGGTATGCATAAGCTTGCATTAAATGGTATAGCTGAAATATCGGGTACCGCCATGTCAGTCGTACGAGATCCAATTGAATGGTTTTCATATCCATACACAGTCTACGATTGGGGTCTGATGGTGCCTGCAGAACCAAGAATTCCCATTTATAAAGTATTTGCTGTCGTATTTCATTGGGAAGCATTTATCTTAATCATCGTCATATTTCTACTACTTTCTATTACACTTGAAATAGCTGCTTTTATCTCAGTTTCACAAACGTTTGTAGTCAGACGTGATTTCGTTTTTAACATCGATTGTTTTCGTGGAACACTCGGACAGCCCTTCTTTCAACCATCAAGAGTTTCTTTTCCTGCCAAAATAAGCTATTCTTTGACATTTTTGCTTGGCATTATAATTGTTACGTCATACGATGCATTTTTACAGTCCTTCATAACTCATCCTCCAAGGGAACACATGATACGATCCGTTAATGATTTTGAATCTTCTGAAACAAAAATCTATGCATTTCAATCGGATATCAATCTTCTATTCAATTTAAGACCTCATTTCATGAAAagatattcaaatttatttatgggAGAAACTAATTTTGATACCTTTAACAAAGTTCGAAATAGTTTCAATACCAACTATTCTTACGCCATAAGTAGTATCAGATGGAAGGTTAttgaaaatcaacaaaatttctttggtCAACAATTGTTTCGGTGGTCGGAAGAATTGTGTTTGATGAAAAATAAGCTTACAGCTATtcctataaatgaaaattcaatgtataagaaaattttgaactttcatATCTTGGAAACACAATCAAGTGGTTTATTGAAATTCTGGATAAGGAGGGCATTTTATGAGTTAATGGAAgttggaaaaattgaaaaattaaattttggatttgATTCGAAGTTGCAACCATTGAAAGTTGAAGATTTTAAATGGATTTGGATATCGATGGGATTGACATGGATTGTTGctagttttttctttattggAGAAATTTGTGTTTTCAAATGGAAGACAAATCGCCtgtttataaaatga
- the LOC129918512 gene encoding uncharacterized protein LOC129918512: MVNVVAVFQNFGTSSTYYSYSNFGGFRILEFVWSKKNSVVFQNQMQDLNGSTLPILFGGVEPGLIISQDVNGDKIFGGFLGHMFHAFAKKHNAILNTSSVNTSLSSNDIHHMVLNRTIEISGAGVKLVQFPIEYFSYPYTTMDWGVMLPVESSIPIYKVFAFVFHWEAFVLTMVFIFLLSVLLKASVIFSGAQRLNFMRDIFFNIDCFRGILGQPFFQLPRVSFTTKIIYSCLFLLGIIIVTSYDAFLQSFMTKPPRTDRIKSFDDLKLSGLKIYALKFDVDEYLFKLKPKFMEKYSNLFISESNFETFTKLRNTLNTKYAFTISETKWEIYVNRQKYFSQQLFRWSKELCLLEDMLSAISINENSIFKQILDFHILETQSSGLLDFWIKRAFFELIKVGKVEKVNIRINSMNSMKVEDLKWIWIYMGISLMAANLCFIGEICIFNLKKRGNNRKQIVDRIGLSRKILNLLIKVRFIKK; this comes from the coding sequence ATGGTCAATGTGGtggcagtttttcaaaatttcggaACTTCTTCAACTTACTATTCCTACAGCAATTTTGGAGGTTTTAGAATACTCGAATTTGTTTGGAGCAAGAAGAATtctgttgtttttcaaaatcaaatgcAAGACCTAAATGGTTCAACATTGCCAATTCTTTTTGGAGGAGTAGAGCCAGGGCTGATCATCTCTCAAGACGTTAACGGTGATAAAATATTTGGTGGATTCTTAGGACACATGTTTCATGCTTTTGCCAAGAAGCACAATGCCATCTTAAACACATCTAGCGTTAATACTTCACTTTCATCAAACGATATTCATCATATGGTTTTGAATAGAACAATTGAGATATCAGGTGCTGGTGTGAAACTTGTACAATTTCCCATCGAATATTTCTCATATCCGTACACAACTATGGATTGGGGTGTTATGCTGCCTGTGGAGTCAAGTATTCCTATTTACAAGGTGTTTGCGTTTGTTTTTCATTGGGAAGCCTTTGTTTTAACAATGGTCTTCATCTTTTTACTCTCTGTTTTACTAAAGGCTAGTGTGATTTTTTCGGGAGCACAAAGGCTCAATTTTATGCGTGATATCTTCTTCAACATTGATTGCTTTCGGGGAATTCTCGGACAGCCATTCTTTCAATTACCAAGAGTTTCTTTCACAACAAAAATCATCTATTCATGTTTATTTCTACTTGGAATCATAATAGTTACTTCATACGATGCATTTCTACAGTCTTTCATGACAAAACCTCCAAGgaccgatcgaataaaatcctTCGATGACTTAAAGTTATCGGGATTAAAAATCTACGCACTAAAATTTGATGTCGATGAGTATTTGTTCAAATTGAAGCCTAAATTtatggaaaaatattcaaatttatttataagtgAAAGTAATTTTGAGACATTTACGAAACTTCGAAATACACTCAATACGAAATATGCTTTCACAATTAGTGAAACAAAATGGGAGATTTATGTAaatagacaaaaatattttagtcaACAATTGTTTCGTTGGTCAAAAGAATTGTGTTTGCTGGAAGATATGTTATCAGCTATTTctataaatgaaaattcaatttttaagcaaattttgGACTTTCATATTTTGGAAACACAATCAAgtggattgttggatttttgGATAAAGAGAGCATTTTTTGAATTGATAAAAGTTGGAAAAGTTGAAAAAGTAAACATTAGAATTAATTCGATGAATTCAATGAAAGTTGAAGATTTGAAATGGATCTGGATTTATATGGGAATATCTTTGATGGCTGCTAATTTGTGCTTTATtggagaaatttgtatttttaatttgaagaaacGAGGTAATAATCGAAAACAAATTGTTGATCGTATTGGATTatcaagaaaaatattaaatttgttgaTTAAGGTGCGATTTATTAAGAAATGa